Proteins encoded within one genomic window of Melospiza melodia melodia isolate bMelMel2 chromosome 27, bMelMel2.pri, whole genome shotgun sequence:
- the KDF1 gene encoding keratinocyte differentiation factor 1 produces the protein MLGRRSRLPPELSGARQREQPCPEAVPLRARAARDSRDSRDSRDSRDTDVSLEVLSGSESKAGRGRAQQMRDRKGRKAELKDPNGREAETITFISGTAEAPPNQGFCCSSLSQAWNTYKAVFCCIVTCGGCFQDCSVCIPYPGPAEASTDDGKNGDYNGRLPNSPTNTSPAEKNGNQIKKSSMGSSFSYPDVKLKGIPVYPNRNTNHHVESDSCCKELLEKPFRNSIEKPALPSSHRSSEEYYSFHESDVDISELNGSMSSRQIDVLIFKKLTELFSVHQIDELAKCTSDTVFLEKTNKISDLINSITQDYNLDEQDAECRLVRGIIRISTRKSRVRPHICSQGQQDASGRGTAPDSGNETMLESMVISQDELAVQISEETPADVLARNMRRHSSAGSPTSRDSSFQDTETDSSGAPLLQVYC, from the exons ATGCTGGGCCGGAGGAGCCGCCTGCCCCCCGAGCTGAGCGGCGCCCGGcagagggagcagccctgcccggAGGCCGTGCCCCTGCGGGCCCGCGCAGCCAGGGACTCCAGGGACTCCAGGGactccagggacagcagggacacggaTGTCAGCCTGGAGGTGCTCAGTGGCTCCGAGAGCAAAGCCGGCCGCGGCCGCGCGCAGCAGATGCGGGACAGGAAAGGGCGCAAGGCCGAGCTCAAAGACCCCAACGGCCGCGAGGCAGAGACCATCACCTTCATCTCTGGGACAGCAGAGGCTCCCCCAAACCAGGgcttctgctgctcctccctgtctCAGGCCTGGAACACGTACAAGGCCGTTTTCTGTTGCATAGTGACGTGTGGGGGCTGCTTCCAGGACTGCAGTGTCTGCATTCCCTACCCAGGGCCCGCTGAGGCCTCCACAGATGATGGCAAGAACGGAGACTACAATGGGCGGCTGCCAAACAGCCCCACCAACACCTCTCCCGCTGAGAAGAACGGGAACCAGATCAAAAAGTCCAGCATGGGCAGCAGTTTCAGTTACCCAGACGTGAAGCTGAAGGGCATCCCTGTCTATCCAAACAGGAACACCAACCACCACGTGGAATCTGACTCCTGctgcaaggagctgctggagaagccctTCAGGAACAGCATAGAAAAGCCAGCACTCCCCAGCAGCCACCGGAGCTCAGAGGAGTATTACTCCTTCCACGAGTCTGATGTGGACATCAGCGAGCTGAACGGCTCCATGTCCAGCAGGCAGATCGACGTGCTGATCTTCAAGAAGCTCACGGAGCTCTTCAGCGTCCACCAGATCGACGAGCTGGCCAAGTGCACCTCGGACACCGTCTTCCTGGAGAAGACCAACAAGATCTCGGACCTCATCAACAGCATCACTCAGGACTACAACCTGGACGAGCAGGACGCCGAGTGCCGGCTGGTGCGGGGCATCATCCGCATCAGCACCCGCAAGAGCCGCGTGCGGCCCCACAtctgcagccagggccagcaggacGCGTCCGGCCGCGGCACCGCGCCCGACAGCGGCAACGAGACCATGCTGGAGTCCATGGTCATCAGCCAGGACG AGCTGGCCGTGCAGATCTCGGAGGAGACCCCGGCGGATGTGCTGGCCAGGAACATGAGGCGGCACAGCAGCGCAG GCTCTCCAACCAGCAGAGATTCCTCTTTCCAGGACACAGAGACTGACTCCTCGGGGGCACCTCTGCTCCAGGTGTACTGTTAA
- the TRNP1 gene encoding TMF-regulated nuclear protein 1 produces the protein MRDPRSHTQMLLPRMTFQQEEPQNPGSGPSGGDAQRPSRGGPGGGGDGKSGGPGAVELAAARRRLVAAEGRRRAAAELEGRVRQVHCALLHAELRLAARAETLGRLGAGVAQAQLALAAQSQRLQKGLRRRPRPRPGALLAAARALRSCVPWAPARSRGAAAGTPVRRLPAASRGSA, from the exons ATGCGAGACCCACGCAGCCACACGCAGATGCTGCTGCCGAGGATGACATTCCAGCAGGAGGAGCCCCAAAATCCAGGCTCTgg CCCCTCCGGCGGCGACGCGCAGCGCCCGTCCcgcggcggccccggcggcggcggcgacggCAAGAGCGGCGGCCCGGGCGCGGTGGAgctggcggcggcgcggcggcggctggTGGCGGCcgaggggcggcggcgggcggcggccgagcTGGAGGGGCGGGTGCGGCAGGTGCACTGCGCGCTGCTGCACGCCGAGCTGCGCCTGGCCGCCCGCGCCGAGACCCTGGGCCGCCTGGGCGCCGGCGTGGCCCAGGCGCAGCTCGCCCTGGCCGCGCAGAGCCAGCGGCTGCAGAAGGGGCTGCGCCGTcgcccgcggccccggcccggagCGCTGCTcgccgccgcccgcgccctcCGCAGCTGCGTGCCCTGGGCCCCCGCacggagccgcggggccgccgccgggACCCCCGTGCGCCGCCTGCCCGCCGCCAGCCGCGGCTCCGCGTAG
- the TENT5B gene encoding terminal nucleotidyltransferase 5B gives MLEAAAGPAPGGAEQRGSRFSVLTWEQVQRLDQILGEAVPIHGRGNFPTLSVRPRTIVQVVRSRLEKKGIPVHNVRLNGSAASHVLHQDSGLGYKDLDLIFGVDLKNEDVFQLVKDVVMDCLLDFLPEGVNKDKITPVTLKEAYVQKLVKVCNETDRWSLISLSNNSGKNVELKFVDSLRRQFEFSVDSFQIILDSLLLFGECSENPMAENFHPTVTGESMYGDFEEAMEHLRHRVIATRNPEEIRGGGLLKYCNLLVRGFKPKPEVDMKALQRYMCSRFFIDFSDIGEQLRKLECYLQSHFVGMESNRYDYLMTLHRVVNESTVCLMGHERRQTLNLIAMLAVRVLAEQNIIPTVTNVTCFYQPAPYVSEINFNYYVTHVQPFLPCNQSYPTWLPCN, from the exons atgctggaggcggcggcggggcccgctCCGGGCGGCGCGGAGCAGCGCGGGAGCCGCTTCAGCGTCCTGACGTGGGAGCAGGTGCAGCGGCTGGACCAGATCCTGGGCGAGGCCGTGCCCATCCACGGCCGCGGCAACTTCCCCACGCTGTCCGTGCGGCCGCGCACCATCGTGCAG GTTGTCCGTAGCCGCCTGGAGAAGAAGGGAATCCCGGTGCACAACGTCAGGCTGAACGGCTCGGCCGCCAGCCACGTCCTGCACCAGGACAGCGGCCTGGGCTACAAGGACCTGGACCTCATCTTCGGCGTGGATCTGAAGAACGAGGACGTTTTCCAGCTGGTGAAGGATGTGGTCATGGACTGCCTGCTGGACTTCCTCCCCGAAGGAGTCAACAAGGACAAGATCACGCCCGTGACCCTGAAGGAGGCCTACGTGCAGAAGCTGGTGAAGGTGTGCAACGAGACCGACCGCTGGAGCCTCATCTCGCTCTCCAACAACAGCGGCAAGAACGTGGAGCTCAAGTTCGTGGACTCGCTGCGCCGCCAGTTCGAGTTCAGCGTGGACTCCTTCCAGATCATCCTGGACTCGCTGCTGCTCTTCGGGGAGTGCTCGGAGAACCCCATGGCCGAGAACTTCCACCCCACGGTGACCGGGGAGAGCATGTACGGGGACTTCGAGGAGGCCATGGAGCACCTGCGGCACCGCGTCATCGCCACGCGCAACCCCGAGGAGATCCGCGGCGGGGGGCTCCTCAAGTACTGCAACCTCCTCGTCAGGGGCTTCAAGCCCAAGCCCGAGGTGGACATGAAGGCCCTGCAGAGGTACATGTGCTCCAGGTTCTTCATAGACTTCTCTGACATCGGCGAGCAGCTGCGGAAGCTGGAGTGCTACCTGCAGAGCCACTTCGTGGGCATGGAGAGCAACAGATATGACTATTTGATGACCCTGCACAGGGTGGTCAACGAGAGCACGGTCTGCCTCATGGGACACGAGAGGAGGCAGACCCTGAACCTCATTGCCATGCTGGCCGTGAGGGTCCTGGCTGAGCAGAACATCATCCCCACGGTCACAAACGTTACCTGCTTCTACCAGCCAGCCCCTTATGTCAGCGAAATAAACTTCAACTACTACGTGACCCACGTGCAGCCCTTTCTGCCTTGCAATCAGTCCTACCCCACGTGGCTTCCCTGTAACTGA